Proteins encoded together in one Falco peregrinus isolate bFalPer1 chromosome 2, bFalPer1.pri, whole genome shotgun sequence window:
- the NKX3-2 gene encoding LOW QUALITY PROTEIN: homeobox protein Nkx-3.2 (The sequence of the model RefSeq protein was modified relative to this genomic sequence to represent the inferred CDS: deleted 2 bases in 2 codons) has protein sequence MAVRGGNALTPFSIQAILNKKEERARHAAGRPPPPGPAGGWRLCSAAEGPPLLAPAAARAPAPRTPAGWDSDSALSEDPEGERRAEENGAGGSARPAEATGGGRPAAEEAQPPEAAERDAAGLSDSEMSAAVSDRSPPEEEDGAGKCGNLLPGEEEAAAPKPRKKRSRAAFSHAQVFELERRFNHQRYLSGPERADLAASLKLTETQVKIWFQNRRYKTKRRQMAADLLAAAPAAKKVAVKVLVRDDQRQYHPGEVLRPPSLLSLQPSYYYPYYCLPGWALSTCAAAAGTQ, from the exons aTGGCCGTCCGCGGCGGCAACGCCCTGACGCCTTTCTCCATCCAGGCCATCCTCAACAAGAAGGAGGAGCGCGCCCGCCacgcggcggggcggccgccgcccccggggccggccggcGGCTGGCGGCTGTGCAGCGCCGCCGAGGGCCCGCCGCTCCtcgcgcccgccgccgcccgcgcccccgccccacGGACGCCGGCGGGCTGGGACTCGGACTCGGCGCTCAGCGAGGACCCCGAGGGCGAGCGGCGCGCCGAGGAGAACGGCGCCGGTggcagcgcccgccccgccgagGCCacgggcggggggcggccggcggcggagGAGGCGCAGCCCCCGGAGGCGGCGGAGCGGGACGCCGCCGGCCTCAGTGACAGCGAGATGTCGGCCGCCGTCTCAG ATCGCAGCCCCCCGGAGGAGGAGGACGGAGCGGGCAAGTGCGGGAATCTGCTGCcgggggaggaggaggcggcggcgccgAAGCCGCGGAAGAAGCGCTCCCGCGCAGCCTTCTCCCACGCGCAGGTCTTCGAGCTGGAGCGGCGCTTCAACCACCAGCGGTACCTGTCGGGGCCCGAGCGGGCCGACCTGGCCGCCTCGCTGAAGCTCACCGAGACGCAGGTGAAGATCTGGTTCCAGAACCGGCGCTACAAGACCAAGCGGCGTCAGATGGCTGCTGACCTCCTggctgccgcc cccgccgccaaGAAGGTGGCCGTCAAGGTGCTGGTGCGGGATGACCAGAGACAGTACCACCCCGGTGAGGTGCTGCGGCCG CCCTCGCTgctctccctccagccctcctaCTACTACCCTTACTACTGCCTGCCTGGGTGGGCTTTGTCCACCTGCGCCGCAGCCGCCGGCACCCAGTGA